One region of Cerasicoccus sp. TK19100 genomic DNA includes:
- the rfbA gene encoding glucose-1-phosphate thymidylyltransferase RfbA, whose translation MSKNRKGIVLAGGSGTRLYPLTISVSKQLMPVYDKPMIYYPLSVLMLAGIREIMIITTPHDQAAFRALLGDGSQYGLKLEYAIQDAPRGLAEAFIIAEDFLAGGPSALILGDNLFYGHSLPENLRRANARESGGTVFGYEVSNPSEYGVVEFDAEGNVVSIEEKPTEPKSNFAIPGIYFFDERASGFARAQKPSKRGELEITDLISRYQEEGELKVEVMGRGVAWLDTGNPDALLEAAQYVKVIQSRQGLQISCLEEIAFRAGWINREQLNEAGEALAKTPYGKYLLSVAKKASLKGPAVSA comes from the coding sequence ATGAGTAAGAACCGCAAAGGGATTGTGCTCGCTGGCGGCAGTGGCACCCGGCTTTATCCGCTGACAATTTCGGTCAGCAAGCAACTGATGCCGGTCTATGACAAGCCGATGATTTACTACCCGCTGTCGGTCCTCATGCTGGCCGGCATTCGCGAAATCATGATCATCACCACGCCGCATGATCAGGCGGCATTTCGCGCCTTGCTTGGCGACGGCTCGCAATACGGGCTGAAGCTGGAGTATGCGATTCAGGATGCGCCCCGCGGTTTGGCGGAGGCATTTATCATCGCGGAAGATTTCCTGGCTGGCGGTCCGTCTGCGCTGATCCTCGGCGACAATCTTTTCTATGGCCACAGCCTGCCGGAAAACCTTCGCCGCGCCAATGCGCGCGAGAGTGGTGGCACGGTCTTTGGCTACGAAGTCAGCAACCCGTCCGAATACGGCGTGGTTGAGTTCGACGCGGAGGGCAACGTGGTCTCCATCGAAGAAAAGCCGACCGAGCCAAAGAGCAATTTCGCGATTCCTGGCATTTACTTCTTCGACGAACGCGCATCTGGTTTTGCCCGCGCGCAAAAGCCGTCCAAGCGCGGCGAATTGGAGATCACTGATCTCATTAGCCGCTATCAAGAGGAGGGTGAGCTGAAGGTGGAAGTCATGGGGCGTGGTGTCGCCTGGCTTGACACAGGTAACCCCGACGCACTGCTGGAAGCAGCGCAATACGTGAAGGTCATCCAGTCGCGGCAGGGGCTGCAAATTTCCTGCCTCGAAGAGATCGCGTTCCGCGCTGGCTGGATCAACCGTGAGCAGCTGAACGAGGCGGGCGAGGCACTGGCCAAGACGCCTTACGGGAAATACCTTTTGTCGGTTGCCAAAAAGGCGAGCCTCAAAGGGCCTGCCGTTTCCGCATAA
- a CDS encoding glycosyltransferase has product MPQVSVIIPTFNEADNVRVMWEKLKDVLGDWEWELIFVDDDSPDGTSNMVAKLANEDSRVRLIRRIGRRGLSSASIEGFMASVAPYIVLMDADGQHDEGILPEMLRILRDESLDMVIGSRYTGDGSADGLSSKGRVFASQFATRMSTLVMRESVTDPMSGYFAMSRPFLERTVRNVSGKGYKILLDLITSNREPLRYREVSYSFRERMAGDSKLDTNVAAEYVLMLLDKSVGKFVPARFIMFILSGSLGALMHLVILASALYSLGLGFVYSQLFASGMAMIVNFIVNNKFTYHDQKVSGLSLLPALIKFVLICSVGAVTNLVVAATLFDHGIAWWLSGLIGAGIGAVWNYAVSSTLTWGKFK; this is encoded by the coding sequence ATGCCGCAAGTCAGTGTCATCATTCCCACTTTCAACGAGGCCGATAACGTTCGCGTCATGTGGGAAAAGTTGAAGGACGTACTTGGCGATTGGGAATGGGAGTTAATTTTCGTCGACGATGACTCGCCCGATGGCACTAGCAACATGGTTGCGAAGCTTGCCAATGAAGATTCTCGTGTTCGATTGATCCGCCGTATTGGTCGGCGTGGCCTATCTTCGGCCAGTATTGAAGGATTCATGGCCAGCGTTGCTCCATATATCGTCTTGATGGATGCCGATGGTCAGCACGATGAAGGTATTTTGCCGGAAATGTTGCGTATTTTGCGCGATGAATCTTTGGATATGGTCATTGGTAGCCGCTACACGGGGGACGGCAGTGCCGATGGGCTGTCCAGCAAAGGCCGTGTTTTTGCCAGTCAGTTTGCGACACGGATGAGCACTTTAGTCATGAGGGAATCGGTAACGGATCCGATGAGTGGTTACTTTGCGATGAGTCGCCCATTCCTTGAGCGCACGGTGCGAAATGTATCCGGCAAGGGGTATAAGATTTTACTCGATCTAATAACATCCAACCGTGAGCCGCTGCGCTATAGAGAAGTGTCTTATTCGTTTCGTGAACGGATGGCAGGGGACAGCAAGCTCGACACCAATGTAGCTGCAGAGTACGTGCTTATGCTGCTCGATAAATCCGTGGGTAAGTTCGTGCCAGCACGGTTCATTATGTTTATTTTGAGCGGTAGCTTGGGAGCTTTAATGCACTTGGTGATCCTTGCGTCAGCTCTTTATAGTTTAGGTTTAGGCTTTGTTTATTCCCAGTTGTTTGCTTCTGGGATGGCGATGATAGTGAACTTTATCGTTAATAACAAGTTCACTTATCATGACCAGAAAGTGTCTGGGCTCAGTCTGTTGCCGGCTCTAATAAAATTCGTATTAATTTGCAGCGTTGGTGCTGTAACGAACCTCGTGGTTGCGGCTACGCTTTTCGATCATGGCATTGCCTGGTGGTTGTCTGGTCTGATTGGTGCCGGGATCGGTGCAGTGTGGAACTACGCAGTGAGCAGCACATTGACTTGGGGGAAGTTTAAATGA
- a CDS encoding ABC transporter permease, whose product MKFFEGLKGDNTVTVEADRMGAIDWADMWRFRELFLALAWRDLLVRYKQTAVGVMWAILDPLLSMLVLVLVFGVIAKMPGSTPVVVFAGMLPWQMFNLGLTNSSFSLMNNAAILSKIYFPRIILPTSSVTVNVVDLLINYVILAVLMLIYDYSFSWKFLLVVPIALLGMMVAFGIGLFVSCLYVKYRDFKIILPFVLKIGLLVTPVGFQLADKDWTIKALLSLNPLTGIVEGCRWAVIPDYEFFGPSIFVSLAFIIAVLYTGSRFFRRSEKWLNDVI is encoded by the coding sequence ATGAAATTCTTTGAAGGGCTCAAGGGTGACAACACCGTTACCGTAGAAGCTGACCGCATGGGCGCGATTGATTGGGCGGACATGTGGCGGTTTCGGGAGCTTTTTCTGGCTCTGGCTTGGCGTGATTTATTAGTGCGCTACAAGCAAACCGCGGTAGGCGTGATGTGGGCGATACTTGACCCCTTGCTTAGCATGCTGGTGCTGGTGCTGGTCTTTGGGGTGATCGCCAAGATGCCCGGGAGTACCCCTGTGGTCGTGTTCGCCGGGATGTTGCCTTGGCAGATGTTTAATCTCGGGCTGACGAACTCCTCTTTCTCCCTGATGAATAATGCGGCGATCTTATCGAAAATTTACTTCCCGCGCATTATCCTGCCCACGAGCTCGGTGACGGTGAACGTTGTGGATCTGCTTATTAATTACGTGATCTTGGCCGTGCTCATGCTTATCTACGACTACTCTTTTTCGTGGAAGTTCTTGCTGGTGGTGCCGATTGCGCTCCTTGGCATGATGGTGGCCTTCGGCATTGGGCTTTTCGTCTCCTGCCTCTACGTGAAATACCGCGACTTTAAGATTATCCTGCCGTTTGTCTTGAAAATCGGTCTGCTGGTAACTCCCGTGGGCTTCCAGTTGGCGGATAAGGATTGGACGATCAAGGCCTTACTTTCGCTGAATCCATTAACCGGAATTGTCGAGGGGTGCCGCTGGGCCGTCATTCCGGATTATGAATTTTTTGGCCCGAGTATTTTCGTGAGCCTGGCCTTCATTATTGCCGTATTATATACCGGCAGCCGTTTTTTCCGTCGTTCGGAGAAGTGGCTCAACGACGTTATCTAA
- a CDS encoding sugar nucleotide-binding protein, producing MVLLLGATGYVGAAFSSYLQKRGVAFETVSRSDCNYYLEGELRQLIERSKAEFLINCAGYTGKPNVDACELAKADTLLGNAVLPGLIAKECAAAGIPWGHVSSGCIYSGRNEKGEGFLETDVPNFTFRDGPSSFYSGTKALGEEALGCEEIVGEDGQRVWSFESNDPVYIWRLRIPFSNVDCPRNYLTKLQRYASLLEAENSISRLEDFVAGCFACWEKRVPYGVYNVTNPGSVTTREVVSLMQEIAREHPETGLPVREYEFFADEAEFMQIAAKTPRSNCVMSSDKLTSVGIELPLVHDALRDCLLNWTSQTLV from the coding sequence ATGGTTTTACTGCTAGGAGCTACTGGCTATGTGGGAGCTGCGTTTTCATCGTATCTCCAGAAACGCGGCGTCGCATTTGAAACAGTGTCGCGAAGCGACTGTAACTACTACCTTGAAGGCGAGTTGCGGCAGCTGATCGAGCGATCCAAGGCGGAATTCCTGATCAATTGCGCAGGCTACACCGGTAAGCCCAATGTCGATGCGTGTGAGTTGGCCAAGGCCGATACGCTCCTGGGCAATGCGGTCCTGCCGGGCCTGATTGCCAAAGAGTGCGCCGCTGCGGGTATCCCTTGGGGCCATGTTTCCAGCGGTTGCATCTATTCAGGTCGCAACGAGAAGGGTGAGGGTTTCCTTGAGACCGACGTGCCGAACTTTACCTTCCGGGATGGCCCGAGCAGTTTCTACAGCGGCACCAAGGCGCTGGGGGAAGAAGCGCTCGGCTGCGAGGAAATCGTGGGTGAGGATGGTCAGCGCGTTTGGTCATTCGAATCGAACGATCCGGTCTACATCTGGCGTTTGCGCATTCCCTTTAGTAACGTTGACTGCCCGCGCAATTACCTGACGAAGCTCCAGCGCTACGCCAGCCTGCTGGAGGCCGAAAATTCCATTTCGCGACTCGAAGATTTCGTGGCCGGCTGCTTTGCTTGCTGGGAAAAACGCGTGCCGTATGGCGTTTACAACGTTACGAACCCCGGCTCGGTGACGACCCGTGAGGTGGTTTCGCTGATGCAGGAAATTGCGCGCGAGCACCCAGAGACTGGTTTGCCGGTGCGTGAATACGAGTTTTTCGCCGATGAGGCAGAGTTTATGCAAATCGCGGCGAAGACGCCCCGATCGAACTGCGTCATGAGCAGCGACAAGCTGACATCCGTCGGGATTGAGCTTCCGCTGGTGCACGACGCATTGCGTGATTGCCTGCTTAATTGGACATCCCAAACCCTCGTTTAA
- a CDS encoding class I SAM-dependent methyltransferase produces the protein MTDFDYNTIPAGYYDVIFRENGGPRGKWHDLKFQHVQSRMADYRRHLDIGCGPGTFIGTLSKDKESIGVDISAAQIAYATENYATAKHRFETVTSEKLPYSDNSFDCITLVEVIEHLTYEYSVSLLKEAYRVLEPGGRLMVTTPNYSSSWPLLERVVNRYSTVSYVDQHIVLYKKPMVERLFAEVGFTNVSVSGFQGYAFLTAVMSWKMPERIQGIFNAMPAYFSELLILGVGVK, from the coding sequence ATGACCGATTTTGACTACAACACGATTCCGGCTGGATACTATGATGTCATTTTCCGTGAAAACGGAGGGCCGCGCGGTAAATGGCATGACTTGAAATTTCAGCACGTTCAGTCGCGAATGGCAGATTACCGCCGACATCTGGATATCGGTTGTGGTCCCGGAACCTTTATTGGGACCTTATCTAAAGACAAGGAGTCGATCGGAGTTGATATTTCTGCTGCTCAAATTGCCTATGCAACGGAAAATTACGCTACCGCGAAGCATCGTTTTGAAACGGTAACTTCAGAAAAATTGCCATACTCGGACAATTCATTTGATTGCATCACGCTCGTTGAGGTTATCGAACACCTCACGTACGAATATTCAGTATCCTTACTGAAAGAAGCGTATCGTGTCTTGGAGCCTGGTGGTCGGTTAATGGTAACCACTCCGAATTATTCCAGCAGTTGGCCCTTGTTGGAGCGTGTTGTAAACCGATATTCTACAGTGAGTTACGTAGATCAGCATATCGTTCTTTATAAAAAGCCGATGGTTGAACGACTGTTTGCTGAAGTGGGCTTTACCAACGTCTCGGTATCCGGATTTCAAGGATACGCTTTCTTAACGGCAGTCATGAGCTGGAAAATGCCAGAGCGCATTCAGGGAATTTTCAACGCGATGCCTGCGTATTTCAGCGAACTGCTAATATTGGGTGTAGGAGTGAAATGA
- a CDS encoding tetratricopeptide repeat protein, with protein sequence MTRLWIQQQWVKFLILTALVVVPVVSIYWPMFGHEPVLDDPRQIEFIWGMDSIWDCFIPDSANWYRPFKNVVFYLALGEGANVQALKQVCLALFVLNIYIIYLLLDKLFKSGLWSLLGTAVFAFHPTMVSSVQFLSACNNLICLSFIMLMLWLGLIYGERTADKPKNEWPRAIFSLCLLCLMLALIAYEAAITAFGMLILLLLVRHGWSFCISRHGLRLWGGSVLIIVAYLFIRTDTASMQFISPSLPREVTSMDLILRAPYYAYTHFMLWVEPWGRGGVFLDDDPRDRLMSGLIGWGILAGLTLVLLRLLFTQYRLVAAGVLIYLGGMVPLCNFLALGNGPICNYYLLIPGLGLVIAVIELLRILWNMRAAWVRGLIGVVLMGVLVGGLWETRVRVFAWENEASLIDFSVQNYPDNYHALTLQAIRWIKNGQHDAGTEQLKQAQQLAPWTLKPYTYAAYSYRVQGQNDKAIEVLLQHTEANGYLSWVIGERMAEVYLIERNMEQLDPLLTQLLSMEPHPAEECRFYVRVVIPYFLLMNRIAEAKSLVEALDNSCSGDLDQLEMLRQHEAFLRQRDTAK encoded by the coding sequence ATGACTCGTCTTTGGATTCAGCAGCAATGGGTTAAATTCTTAATACTCACCGCGTTGGTGGTGGTGCCGGTCGTTAGTATTTACTGGCCTATGTTTGGGCATGAACCCGTTTTAGACGACCCCAGACAAATTGAATTCATATGGGGCATGGATTCTATTTGGGATTGTTTCATCCCGGACAGTGCTAATTGGTATCGCCCGTTTAAAAACGTCGTCTTTTATCTAGCCCTTGGCGAAGGGGCTAATGTGCAGGCCTTAAAGCAAGTATGTTTAGCTCTTTTTGTTCTGAACATATACATCATTTATTTGCTGCTGGATAAGCTTTTCAAATCCGGGCTCTGGTCATTGCTGGGCACTGCTGTTTTCGCTTTTCACCCGACAATGGTGTCTAGTGTCCAATTCCTGAGCGCTTGTAATAATTTGATCTGTCTTTCGTTCATCATGTTGATGCTCTGGCTGGGGCTGATCTACGGTGAGCGGACTGCCGATAAGCCGAAAAATGAGTGGCCGCGCGCGATCTTCAGTCTCTGTTTGCTCTGCCTGATGCTGGCTCTCATCGCCTATGAAGCGGCAATTACGGCGTTTGGCATGTTGATATTATTGTTACTGGTGCGGCATGGCTGGAGTTTTTGTATATCCAGGCACGGACTGCGGTTGTGGGGAGGTTCAGTCCTGATAATCGTGGCTTATCTCTTCATCCGAACCGATACCGCCAGCATGCAGTTTATCAGCCCGTCATTGCCGCGCGAAGTTACGTCGATGGATCTAATATTACGCGCGCCATACTATGCCTACACGCACTTTATGCTGTGGGTCGAGCCTTGGGGGCGTGGGGGCGTATTTCTGGATGATGACCCGCGCGATCGCCTGATGTCTGGTTTGATCGGCTGGGGTATTCTTGCGGGCTTAACCCTTGTGTTGCTCCGCTTGCTGTTTACTCAGTATCGTTTGGTCGCGGCGGGCGTGTTAATTTATCTCGGGGGCATGGTGCCTTTGTGCAATTTCCTCGCTCTGGGGAACGGGCCGATTTGCAACTACTATCTGTTGATACCCGGGCTTGGCTTGGTGATCGCCGTCATTGAGCTTTTACGGATACTTTGGAATATGCGGGCAGCCTGGGTGCGCGGCCTCATTGGCGTTGTGCTGATGGGCGTTTTGGTCGGTGGTTTGTGGGAAACGCGGGTGCGTGTATTTGCCTGGGAAAACGAGGCCTCACTCATTGATTTTTCGGTTCAAAATTACCCAGATAATTATCATGCGCTGACGCTGCAGGCGATTCGCTGGATTAAGAATGGGCAGCATGACGCGGGGACCGAGCAGTTGAAGCAAGCGCAGCAGTTGGCTCCATGGACTTTGAAGCCTTATACCTACGCTGCCTATAGCTACCGTGTGCAGGGGCAGAATGACAAAGCCATCGAGGTGCTGCTGCAGCACACGGAGGCCAATGGTTATCTAAGCTGGGTCATTGGTGAACGAATGGCGGAGGTATATCTAATCGAGCGAAACATGGAGCAGTTGGACCCGCTATTGACGCAATTGCTGAGCATGGAGCCGCACCCTGCCGAGGAATGCCGATTCTATGTGCGGGTGGTGATTCCGTATTTCCTGTTGATGAACCGGATCGCGGAGGCTAAGTCTTTGGTGGAGGCCTTGGATAACTCCTGCTCTGGTGATCTGGATCAGTTGGAAATGCTCCGCCAGCATGAGGCCTTTCTGCGGCAGCGTGATACGGCCAAATAG
- the rfbB gene encoding dTDP-glucose 4,6-dehydratase has protein sequence MSSILPENPAPKTVLVTGGCGFIGSALIYQLVEAFPGARIINLDSLTYAGNPQNLEALPESSNYQFVQGDIGDGKLVAELLAKESVDWVLNLAAESHVDRSIDSALPFVDANVRGTVALLEAVRNHLRELTEEARQAFRFVHVSTDEVFGSLDWEDPKFCETTPYAPNSPYAASKAASDMFVRAFIETFKLPAIITNCSNNYGPRQFPEKLIPLMLLNAMEGKPLPVYGDGANIRDWLYVDDHARGIIAAALRGKPGESYLFGGRSEKRNLDLVHTMCDSLNELRPREDGKSYREQITFVKDRPGHDRRYAIDCDKAERDLGWRAEMAFEAGIASTIDWYLQNRAWCDAITSGNYQRQRLGLDTL, from the coding sequence ATGAGCAGTATCCTACCCGAAAACCCGGCGCCCAAGACGGTCCTCGTTACCGGCGGCTGTGGCTTTATAGGCTCGGCGTTAATTTATCAGCTGGTTGAGGCGTTCCCCGGGGCGCGTATAATCAACCTGGATTCGCTAACTTACGCGGGCAACCCGCAGAACTTGGAGGCGCTCCCGGAGTCCTCCAACTATCAGTTCGTCCAGGGCGATATTGGCGATGGAAAGCTCGTGGCCGAGCTTCTGGCCAAGGAGTCGGTGGATTGGGTGCTCAATCTGGCTGCGGAATCCCACGTAGACCGCTCGATTGACTCGGCGCTGCCCTTTGTCGACGCCAATGTGCGCGGGACGGTGGCGTTGCTGGAGGCGGTGCGCAATCATCTGCGTGAACTGACGGAAGAGGCCCGCCAGGCCTTCCGCTTTGTTCACGTCTCGACGGACGAAGTTTTCGGTTCTCTGGATTGGGAAGACCCGAAATTCTGCGAAACCACGCCCTATGCGCCCAACAGCCCCTATGCAGCTTCCAAGGCGGCGTCGGATATGTTCGTGCGCGCTTTTATCGAGACGTTCAAGCTGCCGGCGATCATTACCAATTGCTCGAACAACTACGGCCCACGCCAATTCCCGGAAAAACTGATCCCTCTGATGCTGCTCAATGCAATGGAGGGAAAACCGCTGCCAGTCTATGGCGACGGCGCGAATATCCGCGATTGGCTCTATGTTGACGACCACGCCAGGGGCATTATTGCTGCGGCTCTCCGCGGAAAGCCGGGCGAAAGTTACCTCTTTGGCGGACGCAGCGAAAAGCGCAACCTGGACTTGGTGCACACCATGTGCGACTCGCTCAATGAGTTGCGCCCCCGCGAGGACGGCAAATCTTACCGCGAGCAAATAACCTTTGTTAAGGATCGCCCGGGCCATGACCGCCGCTACGCCATCGATTGCGACAAGGCAGAGCGTGACTTGGGCTGGCGCGCCGAAATGGCCTTCGAGGCCGGCATTGCCTCAACCATTGACTGGTATTTGCAAAACCGCGCTTGGTGTGACGCAATCACCAGTGGCAACTATCAACGCCAACGCCTGGGACTCGATACGCTATGA
- a CDS encoding glycosyltransferase family 2 protein, with product MDRPASRVSIIIPVYNSLELTRKCVDSLLATSSDDLPLEVILVDDLSTDGAREYVASLKDRPGFKVILRSEKGSFAINNNQAAREASAPLLCLINNDVELTPGWLAPMVSLMESQPQAGLVGNVQVNPATGLVDHAGMVCWPDGSIRQARKNRLHAPREAWLEWSCVTAACVLVKREVFLSVGGFDEAYRNGSEDADLAVRLKLAGYRHFVANESVITHHVSSAPGRGNHVSANESRLREQWGTQIAEWAQVEWPGEYFQRYARHWWKLHPGLVLKAVAWRMKYGRWQRATGPRIKGA from the coding sequence GTGGATCGACCAGCGAGCAGGGTTTCGATCATTATTCCGGTTTATAACAGCCTTGAGCTGACCCGGAAGTGTGTGGATAGCCTTCTGGCCACCTCGAGCGACGATTTGCCGCTGGAGGTAATACTCGTTGACGACCTTAGCACTGACGGCGCGCGTGAATACGTGGCGTCGCTCAAGGACCGGCCGGGTTTCAAGGTGATCCTTCGGTCCGAGAAAGGTAGTTTTGCGATCAATAACAACCAGGCGGCTCGCGAAGCGAGCGCGCCGTTGCTTTGTTTGATAAATAACGACGTGGAGCTGACTCCCGGCTGGCTCGCGCCGATGGTCTCGCTGATGGAGTCGCAGCCCCAAGCCGGTTTGGTGGGGAATGTTCAGGTCAACCCCGCGACGGGGTTGGTTGATCACGCCGGCATGGTCTGCTGGCCGGATGGCTCGATCCGGCAAGCACGAAAGAACCGCCTGCATGCTCCGCGCGAGGCCTGGCTGGAGTGGAGTTGCGTGACCGCAGCCTGCGTGTTGGTCAAGCGCGAGGTGTTTTTATCGGTGGGCGGTTTTGATGAAGCCTACCGCAATGGTTCAGAAGATGCGGATTTAGCCGTGCGTCTAAAGTTGGCGGGCTATCGGCATTTTGTGGCCAATGAATCGGTGATCACGCACCACGTCAGCTCCGCGCCGGGGCGTGGCAACCATGTTTCCGCTAACGAGAGCCGCTTGCGAGAGCAGTGGGGGACGCAGATTGCGGAATGGGCTCAGGTTGAATGGCCGGGCGAATATTTCCAGCGATATGCTCGGCACTGGTGGAAACTGCACCCCGGGCTAGTGCTAAAGGCAGTCGCCTGGCGGATGAAATACGGCAGGTGGCAACGAGCCACCGGGCCGCGTATCAAAGGGGCGTGA
- a CDS encoding ABC transporter ATP-binding protein: MSDTVITIEDLGKCYKLVHQGSGLNAAQYSRVNEELGRMIMNPIRRVMGKPPIGSHTTTEEFWALKNVSLDIKRGERVGLIGRNGAGKSTFLKLISRTISPSTGRFSITGKMASLLEVGTGFHPELTGRENIFLNGSVFGLKRYQILEKYDEIVEFSGVERFLDTPVKRYSSGMQVRLAFSVAAHLDPEIMIIDEVLAVGDARFQKKCIGKMNEVANSSNRTIIFVTHSMGFVEALCNRALLLEGGELKADSYDVQNIVHNYLESTVDQMLINAEWRNSGEEVQNEFFELQYLRTVGAKRRFPNNHPIRIEIELNLIKPDPRLMIGIAIFNDENALIAISFGTDVDPELPSRMQEGIQTLVCEIPPHLLNERTHRVEFIARIHQGPNITEVGTCPATIKFEVAGGLSDSPYWTQRRGGMCAPHLGWSLV; this comes from the coding sequence ATGAGTGACACTGTAATTACCATCGAAGACCTGGGGAAGTGCTATAAGCTCGTTCATCAGGGCTCCGGGCTGAATGCCGCGCAATACAGCCGCGTGAATGAAGAGCTAGGCCGGATGATCATGAACCCGATCCGCCGGGTGATGGGAAAGCCACCAATCGGCTCCCACACGACGACCGAGGAATTTTGGGCGCTAAAAAATGTCAGCCTCGACATCAAGCGTGGTGAGCGAGTCGGGTTGATCGGCCGCAATGGCGCAGGGAAGTCCACCTTTCTCAAGCTGATTAGCCGGACGATTTCACCTAGCACCGGAAGGTTTTCGATAACCGGTAAGATGGCCAGCCTGCTGGAAGTGGGGACCGGCTTTCACCCGGAGCTGACCGGCCGCGAAAATATTTTCCTCAACGGTTCCGTCTTTGGGCTCAAGCGTTATCAGATCCTGGAGAAGTACGACGAGATTGTGGAATTTTCCGGGGTAGAGCGTTTTTTGGATACGCCGGTTAAGCGGTATTCATCGGGCATGCAGGTCCGCCTGGCGTTCTCGGTTGCCGCGCACCTGGACCCGGAAATCATGATCATCGATGAGGTGCTGGCCGTTGGCGATGCGCGCTTTCAAAAGAAGTGCATCGGCAAGATGAACGAGGTCGCGAACTCTTCCAATCGCACAATCATCTTCGTGACGCACTCGATGGGCTTTGTGGAGGCGCTCTGTAATCGCGCCCTGTTGCTCGAAGGTGGAGAGCTCAAAGCGGACAGCTACGATGTGCAAAACATCGTCCACAATTACCTGGAATCGACGGTGGATCAGATGCTGATCAATGCCGAGTGGCGTAATTCGGGGGAAGAGGTTCAAAACGAGTTCTTTGAATTACAGTATTTGCGGACGGTCGGTGCCAAGCGGCGCTTCCCGAACAATCACCCCATCCGCATCGAGATAGAGCTGAACCTGATCAAGCCGGATCCGCGGCTGATGATCGGAATCGCCATTTTCAACGATGAGAATGCGCTTATCGCAATTTCGTTCGGCACGGATGTCGACCCGGAGTTGCCGTCGCGCATGCAGGAGGGCATTCAGACGCTGGTTTGCGAGATCCCGCCTCATCTTCTGAACGAGCGGACCCACCGCGTGGAGTTCATTGCACGAATCCACCAGGGGCCCAATATCACCGAGGTCGGCACGTGCCCGGCCACCATTAAATTTGAAGTCGCGGGTGGATTATCGGACTCGCCTTACTGGACCCAGCGTCGTGGGGGCATGTGTGCGCCGCACTTGGGTTGGTCGTTGGTGTAG